The DNA window tcttcttcctcatctTCATCACTAAAATCATCACCatcgtctacatccgcacagtcgtctacatccgcacagtcgtctacatccgcacgTACTTGAGATAACGGATTGTATACAATATAAAACTCAACTACCCTCATTTGTGGCGTCCGCGAAACATTACGCCACATTGCTTCCATGTGAACATCTGTCTCCATAGGAAAACcatcatatttttgaaatcttccATGTTCATCGAACCGAGGTACTCTTAGATAAATCTTCACTATCTCGTCAGCATCGTTCAGCCCAATTACCCTTCTAATTACGACTTGTAGTTGTGCAAAATTCACTACTCTCGTCAGCTCAACCATTTCCGATTTACCGGAAACATAATCCACTCCACCCGGAGTCGATAATATTGTACCATCCCAATAAATTTTTAGGGCTGGCAGCGCATTTGTCGTCATtactacattaaaaaaatataattttaactacattttaatattttcactaaTTCCTACATTAAATGTAAATTCAAATGGATTACATTAAATGTAAATTCCGaatctaataaattttaatattttcactaatttcaacctaattttaaaatattttaaaaaatttcatatattcgattttctaattttaatatactCTATTCATTcctataaattttatacacattATTCTAATTTCATTTACACATAAATctaattcattttataatacatattttttaaaattttgaactaaatctaactttaatattaattaactacacttcaaacattattttaatctaattacatttacacattaatctaattaaatttacacattaatctaatttattttataatacatattttttaaaattttgaactaAATCTAACTACAATATTAACTAACTacatttgaaatattattttaatctaagtaaacatcatttaaatctaacta is part of the Mercurialis annua linkage group LG3, ddMerAnnu1.2, whole genome shotgun sequence genome and encodes:
- the LOC126671181 gene encoding uncharacterized protein LOC126671181; this encodes MTTNALPALKIYWDGTILSTPGGVDYVSGKSEMVELTRVVNFAQLQVVIRRVIGLNDADEIVKIYLRVPRFDEHGRFQKYDGFPMETDVHMEAMWRNVSRTPQMRVVEFYIVYNPLSQVRADVDDCADVDDCADVDDGDDFSDEDEEEEHFYGAVADDNEDDDDDDDDIGGENGDGTHGENVGGGSEQNTDQTF